From a single Mesorhizobium shangrilense genomic region:
- a CDS encoding ABC transporter permease, which produces MSQAFGDNGRSGGLFIPRSRALVWLNLAVTFVVAAISFGLGFWQGITAQVVILYTIVLAAVLFWLINYVAVIFESRSSSVETDTAAPAGAGGVWAGNRVLIITMAVMLIVYLLITATVPSFRSLGNLIAFLLLEAILVFAFKVSSRFAHGRSAFIGLIVLLALIVISSFTINGFLSAASIKAILLFAAFLGIACVGQTLVALLGGLDLSIPFVIGSSNIGLLFLIGLGVPSGLAVIFVLLIGAALGFLNGVLSYRLQGQALILTLGMGFSIAGLAQILTSIGSSFGGNVFGTVPKWLQNLAAMNGRTFGLAVPPTILLWIVIAIIVIVGLRYSAFGRYIYALGGNRRSAKLIGVSEFKYWTIAYTISGFSAALTGCLLLGWSGGGFIGVGDQYLFTTLAAVVIGGTSLMGGYGGYGYTVIGVLVLQVLSAFLIGIGLKYEWQQFIFGLLILPMVALYGRAPHIRAQV; this is translated from the coding sequence ATGAGCCAGGCTTTCGGCGACAACGGCCGCAGCGGCGGCCTCTTCATTCCGCGATCGCGCGCCCTGGTGTGGCTGAACCTCGCCGTCACATTTGTAGTTGCAGCGATCAGCTTCGGCCTGGGTTTTTGGCAGGGGATAACCGCCCAGGTCGTGATCCTCTACACCATCGTTTTGGCGGCCGTGCTGTTCTGGCTGATCAACTACGTCGCCGTCATCTTCGAGTCCCGATCTTCGTCTGTTGAAACCGACACTGCGGCCCCGGCCGGCGCTGGTGGCGTCTGGGCCGGCAACCGGGTCCTGATTATCACCATGGCGGTGATGCTGATCGTGTATCTGCTGATCACGGCCACGGTCCCATCCTTCAGATCCCTTGGCAACCTGATCGCCTTCCTGCTGCTGGAAGCGATCCTGGTCTTTGCATTCAAGGTCAGCAGCCGTTTCGCCCATGGCCGCAGCGCCTTTATTGGGTTGATTGTGCTGCTGGCGCTGATTGTGATCAGCTCCTTCACCATCAATGGGTTCCTCTCCGCCGCCAGCATCAAAGCAATTCTGCTGTTTGCAGCGTTCTTGGGCATCGCCTGCGTCGGGCAAACGCTGGTGGCGTTGCTGGGCGGTTTGGACCTCTCGATCCCGTTTGTGATCGGGTCTTCGAATATCGGGCTCCTTTTCCTGATCGGCCTTGGGGTACCATCCGGGCTGGCCGTCATTTTTGTGCTGTTGATCGGCGCCGCCCTGGGCTTCCTCAATGGCGTCCTGTCCTACCGCCTGCAGGGCCAAGCTCTGATCCTGACGCTCGGGATGGGTTTTTCGATCGCGGGTCTCGCTCAAATCCTGACCAGCATCGGGTCTTCGTTCGGTGGCAACGTCTTTGGGACCGTCCCCAAGTGGCTCCAGAACCTTGCCGCCATGAACGGTCGCACCTTCGGCCTCGCAGTCCCGCCGACAATTCTCCTGTGGATCGTAATTGCGATCATTGTCATTGTCGGACTGCGCTACTCTGCCTTTGGCCGGTATATTTACGCCCTTGGCGGCAATCGCCGCTCGGCCAAGCTGATCGGCGTCTCCGAGTTCAAATACTGGACCATCGCCTACACCATCAGCGGCTTCTCTGCCGCCCTGACCGGATGCCTGTTGCTGGGCTGGAGCGGCGGCGGGTTCATCGGGGTCGGCGACCAGTATCTTTTTACAACCCTGGCCGCAGTCGTGATCGGCGGGACGTCGCTCATGGGCGGATACGGCGGCTATGGCTACACCGTGATCGGGGTTCTCGTCCTACAAGTCCTGAGCGCCTTCCTGATCGGCATCGGACTCAAATACGAATGGCAACAATTCATCTTCGGTCTTCTGATCCTGCCGATGGTCGCGCTCTACGGCCGCGCCCCTCACATCAGAGCCCAGGTCTAG
- a CDS encoding bacteriorhodopsin translates to MFGTLFQSSAVVSTALSVATLAMFATAALAMLGLTWTSERWRVPLALSGVALLASGLEYYAASNIWLAGQQLSAASRYVAWFVVQPMQVASVFFFASIAGKVPVGVFWRTLAAAILMVLARYLGDARIFNPTLGVLLSIAFWLYILGELYFGAMADAISKSTRPMRLGYFWIRLIMTIGWAIYPILHFVDVVIGTGHVASIIVLYTIADLINLIAVSMIVLAVAGEERF, encoded by the coding sequence ATGTTTGGAACACTCTTTCAGTCCAGCGCTGTGGTCAGCACCGCGCTCAGCGTTGCAACCCTTGCCATGTTTGCCACAGCTGCCCTGGCAATGCTGGGCCTCACATGGACGTCCGAGCGCTGGCGGGTTCCGCTGGCGCTGTCGGGCGTTGCGCTCCTTGCGTCGGGCCTTGAATACTATGCCGCCTCCAACATCTGGCTGGCGGGCCAGCAGCTCAGCGCCGCCTCGCGTTATGTCGCGTGGTTCGTGGTCCAGCCGATGCAGGTCGCATCGGTGTTTTTCTTTGCGAGCATCGCGGGGAAAGTGCCCGTGGGCGTGTTCTGGCGGACACTAGCTGCGGCAATCCTGATGGTCCTCGCCCGCTACCTCGGTGACGCACGGATCTTCAACCCGACCCTTGGCGTGCTGCTGTCGATCGCCTTCTGGCTCTATATCCTTGGCGAGTTGTATTTCGGCGCCATGGCTGACGCGATCAGCAAGTCGACGCGGCCGATGCGGCTCGGCTATTTCTGGATCAGGCTGATCATGACGATCGGCTGGGCAATTTACCCGATCCTACATTTCGTGGACGTCGTTATCGGCACCGGACACGTGGCATCCATCATCGTGCTCTACACCATTGCCGACCTTATCAATCTCATCGCCGTCTCAATGATCGTCCTCGCCGTCGCCGGCGAGGAGCGTTTCTGA
- a CDS encoding flotillin family protein, translating into MEDLPMNGSDVIAVVILVTIIVAIGVYLLHWLYRHSSKDQSFVRTGLGGERVVMGGGALIIPIVHDITRVNMNAIPVEIRRLGEQSLITRNKMRIDIIAEFFVRVVPTEAGVSTAARTLGDRTQNPAALKEIVQGRFVDAMSAIASTMTMDEIHTNRGRYMSEVAALAATTLGSNGLELENASLTSLNQTDISVFDPSNAFDAEGLTQLTEQIEERRQLRNRIENDSRIGIKLKDFETEQRALEIERDLEYARIEQTQAIEIRKAAQLAEIEAERSSSTISIQNARVRSEQEGERIRIAKDRLIDSERINTLSEVRSLEIRKQQETELTEIMSRRELEMQRIQNRREIEAERIDNEQHVKESEIRSRQELSIIETTSSAEIDQAKLENQRITESHRIETDKTIELLAVAKSKEVRISNELAEADQEKARLKKRYDVDVERLRVDEEIVQLEIEKNQKIKLAETKAFQEIQDASIAANRQIDELRIAARKFVDKYEIEQQKEVEIVDKERLIAVINKSIEEAYAKTEAAEALKKQVEQEEQVNSAREEEVAGRIKRIELIQSSSRVERDAQRVVSSAKAEKEATELRALAEIAESNAAEVRYAKDAAGQRMLNESENTRSDASRRSAIYENLVSNLPSIIRETVKPMENIESIKILQVDGLPGINSPSEKAGGDGGSGGGNMTDRVVNSAMKYRTQVAFVDGLMKDLGLPVENLGSAGGMSFRNFQGPDAPKDKDD; encoded by the coding sequence GTGGAGGATCTTCCCATGAATGGCTCAGATGTGATCGCAGTCGTTATTCTCGTAACGATCATCGTCGCGATCGGTGTCTACCTGCTGCACTGGCTCTATAGACACTCGTCCAAGGACCAGTCCTTCGTCCGCACCGGCCTCGGCGGCGAGCGGGTGGTCATGGGCGGCGGTGCGCTGATCATCCCGATTGTCCACGACATCACGCGCGTCAACATGAACGCGATCCCGGTGGAAATCCGCAGGCTCGGCGAGCAATCCCTGATCACCAGGAACAAAATGCGTATCGACATCATCGCCGAGTTCTTCGTGCGGGTGGTGCCGACGGAAGCCGGGGTGTCGACTGCGGCCCGGACGCTCGGGGACCGCACCCAGAACCCTGCCGCGCTGAAGGAGATCGTTCAGGGTCGGTTCGTAGATGCGATGTCGGCTATCGCCTCCACGATGACCATGGATGAAATCCACACCAACCGCGGCCGCTACATGAGTGAGGTTGCCGCCCTGGCGGCGACGACGCTCGGGTCGAATGGCCTCGAGCTTGAAAACGCCTCTCTGACGAGCCTCAACCAGACCGACATCTCCGTGTTTGATCCCTCCAATGCGTTCGATGCCGAAGGCCTGACGCAGCTGACCGAGCAGATCGAGGAACGCCGTCAGCTTCGCAACCGTATCGAAAACGATTCTCGGATCGGCATTAAGCTTAAGGATTTCGAGACCGAGCAGCGGGCTCTGGAGATCGAGCGTGACCTTGAGTACGCCCGCATCGAACAGACGCAAGCGATCGAAATCCGCAAAGCCGCCCAGCTGGCCGAGATTGAGGCTGAAAGATCGAGCTCCACAATCAGTATTCAGAATGCCAGGGTCCGCAGTGAACAAGAAGGCGAGCGGATTCGTATCGCCAAGGACCGGCTGATCGATTCCGAGCGGATCAACACCCTGTCGGAAGTGCGGTCGCTGGAGATCAGGAAGCAGCAAGAGACTGAATTGACGGAGATCATGTCGCGCCGCGAGCTCGAAATGCAGAGAATCCAGAACCGCCGGGAAATCGAGGCAGAGCGGATCGATAACGAGCAACATGTGAAGGAGTCTGAAATCCGTTCGCGTCAGGAGCTGTCGATCATCGAGACGACCTCATCGGCCGAGATCGACCAGGCCAAACTGGAGAACCAGCGGATAACCGAGTCGCACCGTATTGAAACCGATAAAACCATTGAGTTGCTGGCCGTGGCGAAGTCGAAAGAGGTTCGCATCAGCAACGAACTTGCTGAGGCTGACCAGGAAAAGGCACGCTTGAAGAAACGTTACGATGTCGATGTCGAACGCTTGAGGGTCGACGAGGAAATCGTGCAGCTCGAGATCGAGAAAAACCAGAAGATCAAGCTCGCCGAGACCAAGGCGTTTCAGGAGATCCAGGACGCGTCGATCGCTGCCAACCGCCAGATCGACGAGTTGCGCATCGCTGCGCGGAAGTTTGTCGATAAGTATGAGATCGAACAGCAGAAAGAAGTCGAGATTGTTGACAAGGAGCGCCTGATCGCGGTGATCAATAAGTCGATCGAGGAAGCCTATGCGAAGACCGAAGCTGCGGAAGCCCTGAAAAAACAGGTTGAACAGGAAGAGCAGGTCAACAGCGCACGCGAGGAAGAAGTGGCCGGACGTATCAAGCGGATTGAACTCATCCAGTCCTCGTCCAGGGTCGAGCGCGACGCACAACGTGTCGTTTCTTCGGCCAAGGCCGAGAAAGAGGCCACGGAACTCAGGGCGCTGGCGGAAATCGCCGAGTCCAATGCGGCCGAGGTCCGCTATGCCAAGGACGCTGCCGGACAGCGCATGCTCAACGAGTCCGAAAACACTCGTTCGGACGCCAGCAGACGGAGTGCCATCTACGAAAATCTCGTCAGCAATCTGCCGAGCATCATCCGCGAGACGGTCAAGCCGATGGAAAACATCGAATCGATCAAGATCCTCCAGGTCGACGGCCTGCCCGGCATCAACAGTCCTTCCGAGAAGGCAGGCGGCGATGGCGGCTCGGGCGGCGGCAACATGACGGATCGCGTCGTGAATTCCGCCATGAAATATCGCACCCAGGTCGCCTTCGTAGACGGTCTCATGAAGGACCTGGGATTGCCGGTCGAAAACCTCGGAAGCGCAGGTGGCATGTCGTTCCGCAACTTCCAGGGTCCGGACGCGCCGAAGGACAAGGACGACTGA
- a CDS encoding LysR family transcriptional regulator: MEGIDLRRLRYFIAVCEHGGFSRASQSIGIAQPSLTRQIKLLERDIGISLINRSGRGAEPTAEGQFLLDQSRVHIAGLDDAVREVRQRSDKLKGEISLGICPTIVPLFLEDIRHFVEAQYHGVMLNVVEAYSGDLANLMRGGRLDAALTYRPSAPDQLDVLDLFAERLVLVTSYAGAQVDAPRELGDISELKLILPSEIHELRRIIDRVYRERGIALQPELELDSLSAVKAVIADKTTQYATILPHSSVTRELADHVLSAYAIADKDMTRTIAIVRPKEVSSRQVVLAALIEEVRRLAGRVKRFMGSADAMLLGQG, translated from the coding sequence ATGGAAGGCATCGACCTCAGGCGTCTGCGCTATTTCATCGCGGTTTGCGAACACGGCGGCTTCTCCCGCGCGTCTCAATCCATCGGAATTGCGCAGCCATCCCTAACGCGACAGATCAAGCTGCTGGAAAGGGATATCGGCATTTCGCTGATCAACCGAAGTGGGCGCGGTGCCGAACCCACTGCCGAAGGACAGTTCCTTCTTGATCAGTCGCGCGTGCACATCGCTGGACTCGATGATGCGGTCCGTGAGGTGCGCCAGCGCTCGGATAAGCTCAAAGGCGAAATCTCACTCGGAATATGCCCAACCATCGTGCCGCTGTTTCTGGAGGACATTCGGCATTTTGTCGAAGCCCAATATCATGGTGTGATGCTGAATGTAGTCGAAGCTTACAGCGGCGACCTCGCCAATCTCATGCGCGGCGGCCGGCTCGACGCTGCGCTCACCTATCGGCCCAGTGCGCCAGATCAGCTCGACGTCCTTGATCTGTTTGCAGAGCGCCTCGTGCTGGTAACCTCCTATGCCGGCGCCCAGGTCGACGCGCCGCGCGAGCTGGGAGACATCAGCGAGTTAAAGTTGATACTGCCGAGCGAAATCCATGAATTGCGTCGGATCATCGACCGGGTCTACCGCGAGCGTGGCATCGCGCTGCAGCCGGAGCTCGAACTCGACTCGCTCAGCGCCGTGAAAGCTGTCATCGCGGACAAAACCACCCAGTACGCAACGATTCTGCCGCATTCGAGCGTGACTCGCGAGCTTGCCGATCACGTGCTGAGCGCCTATGCGATCGCCGACAAGGACATGACCCGCACCATTGCCATTGTCCGGCCAAAGGAAGTCAGTTCTCGGCAAGTGGTCCTCGCCGCCTTAATCGAAGAAGTCCGCCGGCTGGCGGGACGGGTCAAGAGATTCATGGGCAGCGCGGACGCAATGTTACTGGGACAAGGATAG
- a CDS encoding acyl-CoA dehydrogenase family protein, with protein sequence MFKDHDNEDIRDAVRRLCERFPGEYWRKLDADRAYPVDFVNALTEAGYLATLIPEEYGGSGLTLSAAAAVLEEIQRAGCNGAACHAQMYVMGTVLRHGNELQKERYLPKIASGELRLQAFGVTEPTSGTDTTSIRTFARKDGDHYVVNGQKIWTSRAEYSDLMLLLARTTPKDQVAKRTEGLSVFILDMREALKQGLSIRPIRTMMNHSTTEVFFDNVKIPAENLVGEEGKGFRYILSGMNAERILIAAECVGDAKWLINKASTYACDRNVFGRAIGANQGIQFPIARAYANMRAAELMVREATRLYEAGQDCGAEANMAKMLAADASNEAANACIQTHGGFGFAEEYDVERKFRETRLYQVAPISTNLILSYLSEHVLGMPRSY encoded by the coding sequence ATGTTTAAGGACCACGATAACGAAGACATCCGCGACGCAGTGCGACGACTCTGCGAGCGGTTCCCGGGCGAATATTGGCGCAAGCTTGATGCAGACCGCGCCTACCCAGTGGATTTCGTCAATGCGCTGACCGAGGCCGGCTACCTCGCGACGCTGATCCCCGAGGAATACGGCGGGTCTGGCTTGACGCTTTCGGCCGCTGCCGCCGTGCTCGAGGAAATTCAGCGCGCCGGATGCAACGGCGCCGCGTGCCACGCCCAGATGTACGTCATGGGCACAGTCCTGCGGCATGGCAATGAGTTGCAAAAGGAGCGGTATCTCCCAAAGATCGCCTCCGGCGAGCTAAGGCTGCAGGCGTTCGGCGTTACCGAGCCCACTAGCGGCACTGACACGACCTCGATCCGGACATTTGCCCGCAAGGACGGCGACCACTATGTAGTCAACGGACAGAAGATCTGGACCAGCCGGGCAGAATATTCCGACCTGATGCTGCTGCTCGCGCGCACCACCCCCAAGGACCAGGTGGCCAAACGGACCGAAGGCCTTTCGGTGTTTATTCTAGACATGCGGGAGGCACTCAAGCAGGGCCTTTCGATCCGGCCGATCCGGACGATGATGAACCATTCCACGACCGAAGTCTTTTTCGACAATGTGAAGATCCCTGCCGAAAACCTGGTCGGCGAGGAAGGCAAGGGCTTCCGCTACATCCTCTCCGGGATGAATGCCGAGCGAATCCTGATCGCCGCCGAATGTGTAGGTGACGCCAAGTGGCTGATCAACAAGGCTTCCACGTACGCCTGCGACCGTAACGTCTTCGGCCGGGCAATCGGCGCCAATCAGGGCATTCAGTTTCCTATCGCCAGAGCTTACGCCAACATGCGTGCAGCCGAACTCATGGTCCGCGAAGCCACGCGGCTCTATGAGGCCGGTCAGGACTGCGGCGCTGAAGCGAACATGGCCAAGATGCTGGCTGCTGACGCTTCCAATGAAGCCGCAAACGCCTGTATCCAGACCCATGGCGGCTTCGGGTTCGCTGAGGAATATGACGTCGAACGCAAGTTTCGCGAAACCCGGCTTTACCAAGTCGCGCCGATCTCGACGAACCTCATCCTGTCCTACCTCTCCGAGCATGTGCTCGGAATGCCACGTTCCTACTGA
- a CDS encoding MmgE/PrpD family protein, with protein MSLTRDLTRLIREKPVTDGDLEWASLFVLDTLACALGALPTEPARMLKAVAPLAQADTARKAFYLGGLSHILEMDDLHRDSVTHPGSVVIPAAWAVAHDHDLGGEAFLRAVLAGYEACCRVGMSVGKKHYRVWHNTSTCGPFGAALAVAELLGLDDTRTVWALGNAGTQSSGLWEFLAEGAMSKHLHTARAAESGVLASFLAKEGFTGAENILEGEKGFFAGLCLDPIPEAVTAGPERAWQLINTSIKPWPCCRHTHPAIDGAIALHNEIAGEAIARVHVGAYRAALDVCDRPTPEDPYSAKFSLQHTVAIALADGRVDQASFDADARQRMVDERKKVEVELAPKIDAAYPESWGAEVIVETASGRRLSAARYDAKGDPDNPVTAAELSQKARTQLVAGGTSEARADDLIGAILGLPDNRPVRSLGLFETAGDAGPQVRAARSA; from the coding sequence ATGAGCTTGACCCGCGACCTGACCCGGTTAATCCGTGAAAAGCCGGTGACCGACGGCGACCTGGAATGGGCATCGCTGTTCGTCCTGGATACGCTCGCCTGCGCCCTTGGCGCGTTGCCAACCGAGCCCGCCCGCATGCTGAAGGCGGTCGCCCCGCTGGCGCAAGCAGATACCGCCCGCAAGGCGTTTTACCTGGGCGGCCTGTCTCATATTCTGGAGATGGATGACCTTCACCGGGACTCGGTGACCCATCCGGGCAGCGTCGTCATTCCTGCGGCCTGGGCGGTGGCCCACGATCACGATCTTGGCGGCGAAGCGTTTCTCCGCGCGGTTTTGGCGGGATACGAGGCCTGTTGCCGTGTCGGCATGTCTGTCGGCAAGAAACATTACCGGGTCTGGCACAACACCTCGACCTGCGGGCCGTTCGGGGCGGCGCTTGCCGTGGCGGAGCTCCTCGGCCTCGACGACACCAGGACCGTGTGGGCCCTTGGGAATGCTGGAACCCAGTCATCGGGGCTCTGGGAGTTCCTTGCCGAAGGCGCGATGAGCAAGCATCTCCACACTGCCAGGGCCGCGGAATCAGGCGTCCTCGCGTCGTTCTTGGCCAAAGAAGGGTTCACGGGCGCGGAGAACATCCTGGAAGGCGAGAAGGGCTTTTTCGCCGGTCTGTGTTTGGACCCGATTCCGGAGGCCGTGACGGCCGGGCCTGAGCGGGCTTGGCAACTGATCAACACCTCGATCAAGCCATGGCCGTGCTGCAGGCATACCCACCCGGCGATCGACGGAGCGATCGCCTTGCACAACGAGATCGCCGGGGAAGCCATCGCGAGGGTTCATGTCGGGGCTTACCGAGCTGCCCTCGACGTCTGCGACCGGCCCACCCCCGAGGACCCTTACAGCGCGAAATTCTCGCTGCAGCACACGGTGGCGATAGCGCTTGCGGACGGCCGTGTCGACCAGGCCAGCTTTGATGCTGATGCACGGCAACGGATGGTCGATGAACGCAAAAAGGTCGAGGTCGAGCTAGCGCCGAAGATCGATGCCGCCTATCCGGAGTCGTGGGGCGCCGAGGTGATTGTCGAGACGGCTTCCGGCAGACGCCTTTCCGCCGCCCGATACGACGCCAAGGGCGATCCCGATAACCCGGTGACGGCCGCCGAACTGTCTCAGAAGGCGCGCACGCAGCTCGTCGCTGGCGGCACTTCGGAGGCCCGTGCCGACGACCTGATCGGCGCTATCCTTGGCCTCCCCGATAACCGTCCAGTGCGCTCGCTGGGTTTATTTGAAACCGCTGGGGACGCGGGTCCCCAGGTCCGTGCCGCGCGGAGCGCCTGA
- a CDS encoding CaiB/BaiF CoA transferase family protein — MAGTLEGTTVISLEQAVAAPLATSRLADAGARVIKLERPEGDFARGYDDYVHGLSSYFIWNNRGKQSCTVDLKQPDDLALVESMLASADVFVQNLAPGATDRLGIGSADLRRRFPRLIVCDIGGYAPGTPDHERKAYDLLIQAEAGLAGVTGSATSGPTRVGISISDIATGQGAYAAILEALIMRSRTGEGAHLQVSLFDTLAEYMNVPYLARHYGGREPRRLGLAHPSIAPYGLFRVSDGEILIAVQNEREWVVFCDNVLRQSSVATDPRFERNVLRIKNREPLDACVQVILATYTMSALCELLDQVRIAYGRVSTMADLAVHRSATKVPVETAVGQVELFAPPVTVNGKRPVLGRVPSLGEHDLALRQEFGPPDTVGSKRIGNAAP; from the coding sequence ATGGCAGGCACGCTGGAGGGAACGACCGTCATCTCGCTGGAGCAAGCCGTGGCCGCGCCTTTGGCGACGTCCCGTCTGGCCGACGCCGGCGCGCGGGTCATCAAGCTCGAGCGCCCCGAGGGCGACTTCGCGCGCGGCTATGACGACTATGTTCACGGCCTCTCAAGCTATTTCATCTGGAACAACCGCGGCAAGCAATCCTGCACCGTCGATTTGAAGCAGCCGGATGATCTGGCGCTGGTCGAATCCATGCTCGCCAGCGCCGACGTGTTCGTCCAGAACCTCGCGCCTGGCGCGACCGACAGGCTGGGCATCGGCAGCGCCGACCTCAGACGGCGATTCCCGAGGCTAATCGTCTGTGACATCGGTGGCTACGCGCCCGGAACGCCCGACCACGAGCGGAAAGCCTACGATCTGCTGATCCAGGCGGAAGCGGGTTTGGCGGGGGTCACAGGATCAGCAACGTCAGGCCCGACCCGGGTCGGCATATCGATATCCGATATCGCCACGGGACAGGGGGCCTACGCTGCCATCCTAGAAGCCCTGATCATGCGCAGTCGAACCGGGGAAGGGGCTCACCTGCAGGTTTCGCTGTTCGACACCCTCGCCGAATATATGAACGTGCCCTACCTGGCCCGCCACTACGGCGGCAGGGAGCCGCGACGGCTCGGCCTCGCCCATCCGTCGATCGCGCCCTACGGGTTGTTTCGGGTGAGTGACGGGGAAATCCTGATCGCCGTCCAGAACGAACGCGAGTGGGTTGTTTTCTGCGACAATGTTCTGCGTCAGTCCTCGGTCGCTACAGATCCGAGATTCGAACGCAACGTGCTCCGTATCAAAAACCGCGAGCCGCTTGACGCATGCGTGCAGGTGATCCTGGCGACCTACACCATGTCTGCATTGTGCGAACTGTTGGACCAAGTGCGCATTGCATATGGGCGTGTGTCAACCATGGCGGATCTGGCCGTGCATCGTAGTGCCACCAAAGTCCCGGTTGAAACCGCAGTTGGTCAAGTCGAGCTGTTTGCGCCGCCGGTCACCGTTAATGGCAAGCGTCCCGTGCTTGGCAGGGTGCCTTCACTCGGGGAACACGATCTGGCTTTGCGTCAGGAGTTTGGTCCTCCGGATACGGTCGGTTCCAAACGGATAGGGAATGCAGCACCATGA
- a CDS encoding LysR family transcriptional regulator, protein MDLRQLKYFSKVVESGSFSKAATQLHVAQPALSQHVRHMEEELGLTLLHRGPHGVSATEAGARLMVHAKRILAEFAEITDSVRGATIAPRGEVRFGLPGTVSELLAAPLIEAARERFPEVRIRVVEAMSGYILEWLKRGEVDLAMIYATSDPRGLAVHHGLSEEICLFASTSMPGQADLQGSSVELRDVAGLPLVVPGPGHGLRELIEAVATSVQVAINPAIEIDSYNQIKRLVTRRIGYGILPRTAINAEAQAGLFRAWSFQNPPITRKVYLAYSTERPLQTAPRAVGQLSWEILRQLVKDQIWSAELSDENQRPDLFG, encoded by the coding sequence TTGGACCTTCGGCAGCTTAAATATTTTTCCAAGGTCGTCGAGAGCGGCTCGTTCTCGAAAGCTGCGACGCAGCTGCATGTGGCTCAGCCCGCGTTGAGCCAGCATGTCAGACACATGGAAGAGGAACTCGGCTTAACTCTTCTGCATCGCGGGCCGCATGGCGTCAGTGCGACCGAAGCGGGCGCGCGGCTGATGGTGCATGCCAAGCGCATTCTTGCCGAGTTTGCCGAAATTACCGACAGTGTCCGGGGCGCCACCATAGCCCCTCGCGGCGAGGTGCGGTTCGGCCTTCCGGGTACAGTAAGCGAGCTTCTTGCGGCGCCGCTGATCGAGGCCGCCCGCGAGCGGTTCCCCGAGGTGCGCATCCGCGTCGTTGAGGCGATGAGCGGCTACATTCTGGAATGGTTGAAGCGCGGGGAGGTTGACCTCGCGATGATTTATGCCACCTCGGATCCACGCGGACTCGCGGTACATCACGGCTTGTCCGAGGAAATCTGTCTCTTTGCCAGTACGTCGATGCCGGGCCAGGCCGACTTGCAGGGCTCTTCTGTTGAGCTTCGCGACGTTGCCGGATTGCCCCTCGTTGTGCCGGGCCCAGGCCACGGCCTGCGAGAACTGATCGAAGCCGTGGCAACGTCAGTCCAGGTCGCCATCAACCCGGCGATCGAAATCGACTCCTACAACCAAATCAAGCGATTGGTGACACGGCGGATCGGTTACGGGATACTGCCGCGGACGGCAATCAACGCTGAGGCGCAGGCCGGTCTGTTCCGGGCGTGGAGTTTCCAAAACCCGCCGATTACCCGGAAAGTGTACCTGGCTTACTCAACGGAACGGCCGTTGCAGACAGCGCCCCGCGCCGTCGGGCAGCTATCGTGGGAGATCCTTCGCCAGTTGGTCAAGGACCAGATCTGGAGCGCTGAACTATCCGACGAAAACCAACGGCCCGACCTCTTCGGCTAG